The genomic stretch GCCGGATATCGGGCGGCTTATTAATAAGGACATTCGCCGACTGGCAACCAATTTAACGGCGCAGGTACGAGACGATGACGGACGGCGGCAGATCTTCTCCGTACGAGAAAAAGGCGATGACCGCTACGTCAATGTAGATCTGACAGAAAACAAGCTTGATTTGCAGATAGTGAAAGAGCAGCTGGTCGCACAGCGCGACTCTCGAGATCAGTCGATCGAGAAAGTAAAGGCACGGCTTGATGAAGTCGCGCCGAAAAAACTCAAACGCGCGTTGGCGTAGGGCGGGCGAGACATGAACGAGAAGGTAATTGCGCTGGAACGTATACGCAAACTGCTTACGTTTTGGCATGAAGCGGGGGCGGAACTTAAGCCCTTGTGCAAGTCGGAGGAGATACGCAAGATGTACGCCGAGTTGGATGAAACGATTGCTCGGGTTGTGGCAAAAGAGCTTAAATTCCTAAAACAGCACTAGAAATTGAAATCGTGTTTAAGAAAAAGAGTTAAGGAGGTGAAGCATGAAAAACGATATGGGCCCACTTGAAAAAGCTTACTTAATTCAAGTCTGCACGGTTGCAATCATCGCAGTAAATTTATTACTTCAATTAGTGATCATGTACAAGAGGTAATAAAAAAGGAGGTGAAGAAAAACATGGAAATCAAGTGTACAGTCGAGGAATGGAAAGAACTCATTAAAAAAGAGCCACGCGATAACGAGGCTCAAATAGAGAAACTACTCATACAGAATCTTGCGGCGAACTTGTGTCTGGAACGAATCCTATTTTACGCCGTGGAACAGATGTATCCTGGCGCTTTACCGGGATTAAACAAAGATTTAGCTGAGATTGATACACAACGAGATCAACTTTTGAGCCGTTTTCAAAATGCCCATAAAAAACAATGATGTTTGGATTTTTAAATCCTATAGAGTCTACGATGATAGGTTTATTTGAAAACATGGCAACTGTTAAGGCT from Negativicoccus succinicivorans encodes the following:
- a CDS encoding DUF6173 family protein is translated as MNENVEKSPADLFARIRDYQLADWTYECLVKTINEFEAELNDDEISALTVAMFSNKPIIVDSIGFKNPNIIVFYGHFENGSKVDLVVYQSQLNLCLIPVKRQDTSVPRRKIGFVPDTSSPQDSV